The Buchnera aphidicola (Brevicoryne brassicae) DNA window TATTTCTACAGCTTTATTAGAAAACATGACACGAAATGAAATAGAAGCTGTTATTGCACATGAAATTAGTCATATTTCAAATGGTGATATGATTACTATGACATTAGTACAAGGAGTAGTTAATACTTTCGTAATTTTTATATCTCGAATTTTATCACAAATAATAAATAGTGTAGTATCAAATAATCGAAACGAAAATAACGTAGAAGAAAAAAACTCATTTTTTTATTTTTTAATTTCTACATTATTAGAATTAATTTTTGGTGTACTAGCTAGTATTATCACAATGTGGTTTTCTAGACATAGAGAATTTTATGCTGACGCTAGTTCCGCTAAGTTAGTAGGTCGCGAAAAAATGATTTCTGCCTTAAACCGTTTAAAAACAAGTTACGAACCACAAGAATCTGATAATATGATAGCATTATGTATACATGGAAAAAAATCTAATTCTTTTTTAAAATTATTTGCTTCTCATCCTTCTTTAGAAAAAAGAATAGAAGCATTACGTAATCAAGAATATATGTAATAAAAAGCATTTTTCTCTTAATAGAAAAAACAAACTTCTATTAGGAGAATAAATAATATATCAATAAAATTAAAAATTAAACTTGTTTTTTTATGTGAAAATGTTATATTAAATGATATAATTTTTATTATTACATTATAATTTTTAATTAAATTTTAGGTAAAAAACAAGCTACAATTCTGTTTATGCATAGAATCTTAAAGTTTAAAAAGTTTAGAGTAAAGACGTTGACACAACTTCTCTTGCCCCAATCTTAAATTCATGCCCTATAACAGTAGTGTTTTTTTTCTCTATAAATTAGTATTTAACACTAATAAATATTCGTAAGGAAGTTACAAAATGGCTAAGATTAAAGGTCAAGTTAAGTGGTTCAACGAATCTAAAGGTTTTGGTTTTATCACACCATCAGATGGCAGTAAAGATGTTTTTGTTCATTTTTCTTCAATTCAAGGAAATGGATTTAAAACATTAACTGAAGGACAAAATGTTGAATTTGAAATTCAAGATGGCCAAAAAGGTCCAGCTGCAATAAACGTTTTTTCTATATAAAAAATCAAAACATTTAATTGATAAATTAAAAGCCCTCTGTGAAAAGATCAGAGGACTTTATTGAAAGATTTAATAATAATTTTAATAAAAAATCTTATTTTTTCTATTATCAAAACAACTTTTTATTTTTTAACTTCTAAAAATCTATTAACGTTCAGCATTTTTAATTATTAAAAAAATATATTTAAATAAAATATTAATTTTTAATGACTATGTAAAAATACCCATTTTAAGCATTAATTTGCGGATGTAATCTCTCAAAAAACATATTCAATCATATATGATCTAACTTATTTCAAAATTTTTATCTTCTAAAATATAATCAAAAATAGAGTATATCAAAATTCTATATGATATATTTTAAATAAATTAAACGTCACACTGTCCTATTTTCTTTTATGGAGTTTTTCTGATGGAGTTTTTTTTAGACCCGTCAACTTGGGCAGGCTTATTAACTCTAGTTATTCTAGAAGTAGTATTAGGAATTGATAATTTAATTTTTGTAGCAATTTTATCAGAAAAACTACCTCCAAATCAAAGAGATCAAGCACGTTTAATTGGTTTAGGATTAGCTTTAATGATGCGTTTAGCACTGCTATCATTAATATCTTGGGTTGTAACGCTCAATTCCCCTATTATTGACAATAATTTTTTTTCTTTATCAATACGTGACCTTATTCTTTTATTTGGTGGTTTATTTCTATTATTTAAAACCACAATAGAATTGCATGAACGACTAGAAAGTAATTATCATGAAAGTTCAGAAAATAAAAGTTATGCAGGTTTTTGGGCTGTAGTCATTCAAATAGTTGTATTAGACGCTGTTTTTTCTCTGGATGCAATAATAACAGCAGTTGGTATGGTTAATCAGCTATTAATTATGATGATAGCTGTTATATTAGCAACAATTTTAATGTTGTTCGCATCAAAAATATTAACTAATTTTATTAATCTTCATCAAACAGTAGTAGTACTATGTCTTAGTTTTTTGTTAATGATTGGTTTTAGTTTAGTTACAGAAGCATTGAAATTTTATATACCAAAAGGATATTTATATGCTGCAATAGGTTTTTCTATTTTAATAGAAGTTTTTAATCAAATAGCTCGTCATAATTTTATGAAAAATCAATCTAGAAGACCTATGAGACAAAGAGCAGCTGAAGCTATTTTACGCTTAATGATAGGAGAAAAAAACAAAAAACAAAAAATAAAAGAAACAAAACATAATAATAAAATCCAATCAATTCAATCTTCATCAGAAATGGAAACATTTAAAGATGAAGAAAGATATATGATTAATAGCGTTCTTACTTTAGCAGGAAGATCTATTAGAAGTATTATGACTCCACGAAGTAATATTTCTTGGGTAAATACAGAAAAAAGCACTGATGAAATTCGGAGGCAATTATTAGATACTCCTCATAGTTTGTTTCCAGTATGTAAAGGAGAATTAGATGAAATAATAGGAATTGTTCGTGCTAAAGAATTATTAGTCGCACTTGAAAAAAAAATAGATGTATTTAGTTTTTCAAGTAAAATATTACCTATTATAATACCTGATACATTAGACCCTATAAACCTTCTTGGTGCGCTTCGACGTGCTCAGGGGAGTTTCGTTATCGTTAGCAATGAATTTGGAGTAGTACAAGGATTAATTACACCTCTAGATGTTTTAGAAGCTATAGCAGGAGAATTTCCGGATGCCGATGAAACACCAGATATTATAAAGGAAAATAATAGTTGGTTAGTAAAAGGTGAAACTGACTTACATTCATTACAACAACTGCTTAATACTGAAGAATTAATTAAAGAAAATAATTATGCTTCTTTAGGAGGTTTGTTAATTGCCCAAAAGGGTCAGTTACCTCTTCCAGGAGAAGTAATTTATATTCATCCTTTTCGTTTTCATATTGTTAAGGCAACAGAATATCGAATTGATTTAGTAAGAATTATTAAAAATAATGATGATATTCAAGAACATTTAAAATAACAATTTATATTTTTTTATAAAAAAACCGTATATTTTTTGAGATAAATATGCCTAATACAATTCTAACACTTGACACTTCGATTGATTTTTGTTCAATTGCAATATATAAAAAAAATTCTATTTATTCATTATCAGAACCATGTAAAAAAACACATACTAAAAAAATACTTCCTATGCTTCAAAAGATATTATTCCAAACAAAAACAAAACTAAAAGAACTGAATTACATTGCTTTTTCAAAAGGACCTGGAAATTTTACTGGTCTAAGAATTGCTGCAAGCATAGCACAAAGTTTATCTTTAAGCTTAAATATTCCTATAATTAGTATTTCTACTTTAGCAATTATGGCTGAAAAAGCATGGCGAAAATATAAAAAAAAAAAATAATTGTTTTAATAACTGCAAAAACGACACATGTTTATTGGGGAAAATATACAAGAAATAAACAATCTATTTGGATAGGAGAAAATACTGAAATTCTTCTTGAAAAAAAAATAATTGAAAAAAAAATAAACAATTTAAAAAAAAAATGGACTCTTGTTAGTAATGGACCAATAAATGCTAAATATAAAGATTTTTTAAATATAAATGAAATAAAATATTTTTTTCCTAATGCAAAAGATATTATTCCTTTTGTGTTATTAAATATAAAAAATAAAAAAAATCACTTTACAGAAAGTAAAGTAAATTATTTATATAACTTCTAAAAAATAAATATTTTATCTTTTAAAAAAATCAATACTGAAAATTTTAAATATATTCAGTATTGATTATACTAAATAGACATAAAATATATAAAATATATGTTAAAATATGAATTGTGAATTTTTATTAGTTTTAATTTATTTTAGTATTTTCTTTTGCTAATTTAATCAGGCAAAATTATATTTAACTCTAATATAGAAATGTCTTGATTTTTTTGTTCTAATTGTACAGTTACCATATTAGGTTCAATATGTACATATTTACAAATTACAGATAATATTTCACGCTTTAACTTAGGAAAATAATCTGGTTGATTATTGTATTTTCTTTGTTCTGCAACAATTATTTGTAATCTTTCTTTTGCAATATTAGCAGTATTTTTGTGTCGGGATAAAAAAAAGTCCAACAAAGCCATATCTATCTCCCGAATAAACGTTGGAAAAAACTTTTTCTTTCTTCTTCAATAAAACGAAAACGATGCTTTTCACCTAGTAATCGATTAACAGTATCAAAGTAAGCATTTCCTGCATTTGAATTAATGTCTAATATTATAGATTCGCCTTGATTAGATGCACGTAGAACAGATGGGTCTTCTGGGATCACCCCAATTATGGGTATTTGAAGGATTTCTATAACATCTGTCATGCTTAACATTTCTCCTTTCTTAACACGAGTAGGATTATAGCGTGTCAATAAAAGATGCTCTTTTATGGGAGTTTTGTTTTGTTTAGCTCTTTTTGATTTAGATGAAATAATTCCTAGGATTCGATCAGAATCTCGCACTGAAGAAACTTCTGGATTAGTTGTAATAATAGCTTCATCTGCAAAATATATCGCTAAAATAGCACCAGTTTCAATTCCTGCTGGTGAGTCACAAATAATAAAATCAAATTTCATTCTTATCAGTTCTTCTAAAACTTTTTCAACTCCTATATATGTTAAAGCATCTTTATCTCGAGTTTGTGATGCTGGTAAGATAAATAAATTATTTGTTTTTTTATCTTTAATTAAAGCTTGATTTAATGTTGCATCACCTTGAATAACATTAATGAAATCATATACTACTCTACGTTCGCAACCCATTATCAAATCTAAATTTCTCAATCCTATATCAAAATCTATGACAACAGTTTTTTTACCTTTCTTTGCTAAACCAGTTGCAATTGCTGCGCTTGAAGTAGTTTTACCTACACCTCCCTTCCCTGAAGTTATTACAATAATCCGTGTCATATAAACATATCCTTAAAAAAATATACTTAACCCAGAGGATTTATAGTTAAAAATTTATTTTTTAAGTAAATTTGAGCTGATTTTCCAATAAATTCTGATGGTATTTGATCTGATAACCAATATTCACCAGATATAGAAACTAATTCTGCAAATAATCCCATACAAAATATTTTTCTAGTCGTATCGCCATTAGCACCAGCAAGAACTCTACCTCGAACAATACCATAAATATGAATATTTCCGTCTGCTACTAATTCAGCTCCAGCACTAACATTGTTAATAACTATTAAATCTGCGTGTTTGGCATAAATTTTTTGACCTGAACGTACAGGTATATCTACAATTTGAGTTTTTTCCCTTTTCTTTTCTATATTTTTTTTTTCATTCAGTAAAAAATTGATATCAGAACTATGAATAATATCTATTTTTTGATTTTTGTTTTTTTTAGTTTCTGATAAAACAGGTAATCCTGAATCAATAATACTTTTTTTTAAAGTATTGTCTTTACATCCACTAACACCGATAACAGAAAAACCATGAGAAAGAATAATTTCCTGAATTTTTTTCCAATCTTCTATATTACACAATTCTGAAATATTGACAATAACAGGTGCATTTTTAAAAAAATTCGGACATTCTTGAATTTTTTTATATAAAGATTTATTTATTAAATCTATACTATGATTGTTTAAATACAATACTAATAATGTAAAATTACTACCTTTAATTTCAATAGATTTTTTTTGCATATTTATTGCTCAATAATATTTTACTTATATGCACATAAAAATTTTATACAACAAAACATTTTTTTAATTAAAAACAAATAAAATTTTGTACAAAATGAATTATAATATAAATATTATATGATAACAATTTCTATTTTTTCAGTTTTAAATACCTTTAAAAAAAGAAGGAATAATTTAATTTTGATATTTTCTAAAAACAGTCAACTTATATTACGTAATAGAAAAATATTTAGAACAAAAAGAGTTTTTTTTTCAGGAAATATAAAAGATAATTTACCAATGCATTTATCTACTAATCAAACAAAGATAAACTTTCAAAAATATAATGATTGTATTAATTTTCAAAAAAAAAATAATACTAAAAACATTAATGTTTACAATGAATTATTAGTTTCAGAACAAATGACTCAAAATTGCGATACCATAATTTATTATTGGCCAAAAAGTAAATCTGAAGCAAAGTTTCAATTAATTAATATAATGTCTTGTTTTCCAATTGGAACTAAAATATTTATTGTTGGAGATAATTCTAGTGGAGTAAAAAGTGCACCATTAATATTAAAAAAGTGGCTTGACTTAAAAAAAATAGATAATGCAAAACATTGCATATTAATTTTTGGATTTCTAAAAAAGAAAATAAAATTTACAATAAAAGATTTTTTTAAAACACATATATGGAAAGATTTTTCTATAAAATCTTTACCTGGTGTTTTTGGTTATAAAAAAATTGATGAAGGAAGCAAGTTACTTGCTTCGACTTTTTCAGAAAATATAAATGGAAAAATTTTAGATATTGGCAGTGGAACAGGATTTTTATCTGTATGTTTATTATATTCTTCACCCAAGGCTAATTTAACCTTAACAGATAATAGCGTAACTGCATTAGAATGCAGTAAAGAAACACTTTATACAAATAAATTAAAAGGAGACGTTATAATTAGTGATTTATACTCAAATATTTTTAATAAATTTGATTTAATTATTTCTAATCCACCTTTTCACGAAGATTTAAGTGTTAATTTTGACATAACTAAAAAAATAATATCTTATTCTATAAGATATTTAAGAAAGAAAGGTGAACTTAGATTTGTTACAAATATTTGTTTTAACTATGATTTTTTATTAAATAAAATTTTTAAAACGTATTCTGTAATGAAAAAAAACAATAAATTTAAAGTATATCAAGCTTTTTTAAAATAAAAAAAATTTGGTACCCGGAGCGGGACTTGAACCCGCAAAGCCATAAAAGCCGAGGGATTTTAAGTCCCTTGTGTCTACCAATTTCACCATCCGGGCTTAGAGGCGTATCCCGGAATCGAACCGGGTTGCACGGATTTGCAATCCGCTACATATCCAATCTGTCAACACGCCTGTATTTTTATTATAGAAAAAAAAAACAAAAATTACAAATAAAAAAAAATTTTTTTATTAATTTTAAAAATATAGAACAAAAAATAAAATTATCTTTACAATTAGTTATTTAATGATTTATTATAACTATGAATATGATATTACCTCTCCCGGAGAGATGGCCGAGTGGTTTAAGGCAGCGGTCTTGAAAACCGCCGACGAGAAATTGTCCGAGAGTTCGAATCTCTCTCTCTCCGAAAATCATATTAAAATAAGAAAACTTTAATTAAAATATCCTTTCCTAATTATTCACATTTTATCTTAAAAAATCAAAATATAACCTCAAATCGTATTGCATTATTGAGTATCTGATAAAACTGATATTTCTACACGACGGTCAGGAGCCAAGCAACTAATTAGTAAAGATCGATTTTTAACATCTTTACACACTTGATTAGTCAAAGGGTATAATTCTCCCATACCTTGAACTATTATTTGATCCCTAGAAAAACCGCGTGAAGTTAAATAATTTTTAATACTATAAGCACGATCTTCAGATAGTTTTTTATTATATTCCTCATTACCTATTCTATCTGAATGTCCTGAAAGAATAATTGAAATATTTTTTAACTGCATTTTTTTAATATCATCATCTAACTTATTCAGTTTATCATAAGAAATAGGTTTTAAATCTGTACTATTAAAAGGAAAGTTAATATTTTCGTTTAATACATTATACTGTTTATTTAGCAAATCAGAATCATAAGATGAAAAAAAATCATTTATATGAGATTTTCCAAATTTCCATCCAAAAGAAAAAATTGCATCTCCTAAAGAAGGTTTGACAGATAAATCTATTAAATTTTTAACTTTGTTTTTCCATGTATAATCCAATCTAGTAATAAATTTTTCATTAAAAATATATTCTGCACCTAAAGAAACACTGGGAAATAATGAACTTTCTTTAGTAAACATAGCCTTTAAATTGTCTTTAGAAACAAGATCATCCCAAAAAACTATCCCACCCAATCTGGTGTAAAGATGAAAATTATCTGTTACTGGATATGATAATTTTGTTGTAACCTGAACACTATTAGCCTGCATATATGTTTCATTTTTTTTAAATATTTTATGAGGAAAAAAACCATTGGTATTATTTTCTATTTCCAATCCAAAATATGGATTAAATTCATATCCTAAAAAAAGTCCTATCACTGGAGCGCTTAAATTTTCTTTTAAAAGAAAGTTATCTTCTACTTTTTTAGATTTTTTAATATCATAACTATATTTTAAAGGATTAAAATAAGACCATCCAATTTTTGTCCCTAAATACCATCCATTTTGCTCTTCAGATTGAACAGACGTAACTAAACTTGCTAATAAAAATACGATAGCAAGAGCTCGTTTTTTCATTTGAGTCTCCCTTATTGTTAGAAAAATTAAAAATAATTAAAATTTATATAAGATTTTTATACACATAATACAAAAAGCAATTTTTTTTATAATTATTTAAATCATTAATTTGTTTTATATTAAAATAATTAATATTATACTAGGTTAAAATATTCTATTTATCATATATTATATAATAAATATGATATGAATAATATATTAACAGTTTTAATTATATTATTAATATAATACTATTATATTTCAGACTTGTTATAAGAAAAATTTAATATACGTATCCCTAAAATATTTAACATAAATAAATAGACTATTCCAGAAACAAACAAAACGAAAATTAAGCGCATTATTTTATTAAAAAAAGAACCTATATTCCAAAGAGGCATAAAATTTAATATCAAAAATAAAACTAAAATCATTACTAATGTTGATAAAATTAAATTAAAAATAAAAATTACTTCTCTGAACTTAAAAAAAATCATTTTTCTTTTATATAACTCTGAGTACAATAGTAAAAAATGTATCCAACTGGAAATACTGATTGATAAAGCAAGACCTGCATGTTTAAAATAAAAAATTAAAAATGGATTCATTAATTGTGTTAAACACAATGTGAACAATGAGAATTTCATAGGAATATTTATTTTTTCACAAGAGTAAAAAACAGAAGACAAAATCTTTACCAAGATAAAAGAAATTAAACCACAGGAATAATATTTTAATACTTTTTCAGTCATTAAAACATCAAAATACGTAAATTTTCCATATTGAAAAAGTACTATAATAATTGGTTTTGCAAGAAAAAAAAGTATCAAAGAACTGGGTACTGATAAAACTAAACCAATACGAAAACCCCAATTAACTAACTCTTTATACTCTGATTTTCTATTTTTTTTATAATTTTTTGTAAGAGATGTAAATAAAATGGTATTTAACGATACACCTAATATACCTATTGGAAATTCTATTAATCTATCAGCATAATATATCCAAGATATTGATCCAGAATTAAGTAACGAGCTAAAAATAGTATTAATAATTAAAGAAATTTGATTAGCAGAAGTTCCTAAAATAGAAGGTACTATATTTTTTAAAACTCTTATTAAGCCAATATTTTTCCAATTAAAATTTGGTTTTACTAACATATTTATACGATATAAAAAAGGACACTGATAAAATAATTGTAAAAAACCACCTATAATAACAGCCCATGCTAAAGAAATAATAGAAGGATAAAAAAAAGAACTAAAAAACACAGAAAAAATAATAATACTAATATTTAAAAATATTGGAGATAACGCAGGTATAGCAAAATAATTCCAACTATTCAAAATCGATGAAAAAAATGAAGATAAAGAAACAAATAAAATATAAGGAAACATAATTGTTAATAAATTTTTAGATAATTCTAATTTTCCTGATGAATCTAAAAAACCTGGTGCATTAACTAAAATCAAAAAATGAGAAAAAAACATTCCTAACATTGTCAAACATAATAGAATAAAAATCATAAAACTAAATATAGAAGAAATAAATTCTTGCATATACTTTTTATTTTTATTAGATTTATATTCCATTAATACAGGAATAAATGCTTGAGAAAACGCTCCATCTGAAAAAATACGACGAAATAAGTTAGGAATTTTAAAAGACACAAAAAAAGCATCTGTAAACATAGAAGCGCCAAACGTACTTGCAATTAAAATATCTCGAATAAAACCCAATATACGAGATATTAAAGTTATAAAACTAACTGACATCAAAGATTTTAAAAGATTCATTTTAAACTAACCTATGTACTTTTAAAAAACACCTAAATTATTTTTTAATCATTAAGAAAAAAATGACTGAAACTAAAAAAAGAATAACAATTATAAAACCAGATGATTGTCATGTTCATCTAAGAGATAGTGAAATTTTAAAAAAAGTTATTAAGTATACTGGAAAATTTTATAAAAGAGCTGTAATTATGCCAAATCTTGATGATCCTATTACAAATCTTTCTAAAGCTATTTCTTATCGTGATAGAATTTTAAATTCCATGCACCCAAATTATATATTTCAACCATTAATGACGTGTTATTTGACTCATTCTACAATTCCTAAAGAATTGGAAATTGGGTTTTCTAAAAAAATATTCATAGCCGCTAAATTATATCCTAGTTATTCTACAACTAACTCAAAAGAAGGTGTTAAAAATATTAATTTTATCACTCATATTTTAGAGTGTATGGAAAAAATTGGAATGCCATTACTAATTCATGGTGAAGAAACTGATCAAAATATTGATATCTATGATAGAGAAGCGGTTTTTATTGAAAATACTTTAGAACCCTTACGTAAAAAATTTCCAAAGTTAAAAATAGTATTAGAACATATAACAACTAAAGAATCTGTAGAATATGTTAAAAAACATAATTCTAAATATCTTTCTGCAACTATTACACCACATCATTTAATTTTAAATCGAAATCATATGTTTTCTAAAGGAATACAACCATATTTATATTGTTTACCTATATTAAAAAAGAATTTTCATCAACAAGTATTAAGAGAAGCTATAGCTAGCGGAGATAAGCATTTTTTTTTAGGAAGTGACACAGCACCGCATTTACATAAAAATAAAATTAATTTTTTTGGACATGCTGGTATATTTAATGCACCATCTTCTTTGTTATGTTATGTTACAATTTTTGAAAAAATGAATGCTTTAAAACATTTACAATCTTTTTGTTCAGAAAATGGACCTAAATTTTATAATATACCTGTTAATCAAGAAACAATTACGCTAGTTAAAAAACCATATAAAATATTAAAAAAAATCAGTATTGGAAAAGATATGATCATTCCATTTTTAGCAGGAAAAACTTTAAATTGGTCTCTTGAAACTTAGTTTTTATTAAAGTATTATTTTAGTAGTATTTTTTTTAAATTTTTAAATTTCCATTAATATCATAAATAACTCTTTTTTGATATGATGAAAACAATTCTAAAAAATATTGATTTAAATATAAATTTTTATTTATAAGAATTTTATTTTTAAGATTTAACTTTTTTAATAAAAAACATTTTTTTAAAATAATATGCCAAGAATTTTCTAATTGCTTGTAATTTTTATAAGGCGAAAACATATTGAATTTTTTTTCAAGAGACAATCTATTTTTATTTAAGATAAAAAATTTTTCAAATAAAATTGTTTTTTTCTTAAAAATTAATTCTAATACATCTATATTTGTATTAGGATTTAACAAATTATCATATTCTTGATTTAAAATATTTTCTATTGAAATTAAAATATCTTTTATCGTAAATATTGTATCTATTAAAGTTTTCATGGTCTTATTAATTCATTGAAAAAGTATTGTAAATATAATATAAAAAACATGTAATTATATCAATAAAATCATATTATAAGAATTTCAATTATTTAAAAAATATACTATTCTTTTGTTTAATTTATTTAATTAAAAAAATTACTGTAGAAGAGAAACTATTACTTCACCATTTTTATTAACAACACCAGTAATAATTTTACCATTTTTTGTTTTAACACGTACATTTTCATTTTCAGCTCCATTGCTTAAAGATTTTGCTTGAGAAGAAACTGTAAAGCTTTTTCCATAAATAATGAGAGTAATTTGTTGATTAAATTCCACTAGCCAAGATGGTCTTGTCATACAAGACGTTATTGGTTGTAATGGGAAAATATCACGTAAATTTACTCTATTAACAACATCTTTTTTATTAAGATAAGTATTATTAGGTAATTGATCTAATCTTCCTATTAAAATTTTTAAATCTGATTCCTGTATTTTAGTACCTCGAGGAATTTTTCTATTAGCTACAATGTACTCTCCTTTTTCTTGAAGTTCAATTTTTAAATAGTGATGTTTTTTACCACAAATGACAATAACATCTGTTAAACCTAAATAATGAAAATTATTTAAAATAGAAAAATAAGGTTTTTTACAATATATATTTTTTTTCGGTGGAGTACGTATTATAATATTTACGTTTTCTTTTAAAGAAAACTCTTTTTTAAAGAAATTGTTTAATTGATCAGTTAAAGTGATAGAATTAACTTTAAGAGGTAAAACAAACAAAAAAAAATAAACCAGTATTTTCATTAATATCATTAATATTCCTTATATTTATATTAATGTAGTATAAATTTATATAAAAATTATTTTCTTGATAGAAATAATAAAAGTATAATATAAAAAAATCTTTTATTTTAATATTTATAATTATTACAAAAATTTTTCATACTATATATTTTAGGATAAAAAATGTTTAGCAAAATAAACCAAATATTCGATTTTCACCAAAAATCATTAAATTTATATGCTAAAAGACAAGAGATTTTAGCTTCTAATATTGCTAATGCAGATACACCTGGATATAAATCTGTAGATATTAATTTTACTAATGAACTTAATAAAATAATAAAAAGTAATATTAAAAACAAAAATATTACTCTTAAAAAAACTTCTTCTAAACATTTGAATGGTAAAAATAACAATTTTTTTTCACCTGAAATTATTTCAGTAGTTACAAATCAAAAAAAACCAGATGGTAATACAGTAAATATGGATAGAGAAAGAATTGAATTTTTAAATAATAGTTTAAAATATCAATCAAATTTAGCGTTTATGAAGAATGAAATTAAAAATATAATGCGTATTTTACAAGGATAATATAAATTATGTCTCTTCTAAACATATTTAATATTGCAGGATCAGCAATGACTGCACAATCACAAAAAATAAATGTAATTGCTAGTAATTTAGCTAATATGGATAGTGTAATACATAAAAATGGAAAATTTTACCCTTATGTTGCAAAAAAAGTTATTTTTGAATTAGATTCTTCAAAAAATTCAAAAATTGGAGGAGTTAAAATATCTGGTATAATTGATGATACCAGCCCTATGAATCTTGTATATGATCCAAACAATCCTATGGCTAATCATAAAGGTTATATTTTAACATCAAATGTTAATCCTATAACCGAAACAGTAAATAATATTTCAGCAGCGAGAAGTTATCAAGCAAATATAGAAGTATTAAAAACAGCTAAATTTATGATATCTAAAACATTAACAATCATTGAATAATGGAGAATATATGACTACCATTAATGTGGATTCACATATAGATAATAATTTTATTGAAAAAAATGATAATGATTTACAAAATAAATTTAATCCATTAGATTTACAAAAAAATTTTTTAAGTCTTCTAATTGCACAAATTAAAAATCAAGATCCAACTGATCCAATTAAAAATACAGAGTTAACATCACAATTAGCTCAAATTAATACAGCAAGTGGAATTGAAAGATTAAATAATACTGTAGGACAGTTTTCTAATCAAATCAATCAACATAAAAATATTCAAGTATCTTCACTAATTGGACGTCGT harbors:
- the tsaB gene encoding tRNA (adenosine(37)-N6)-threonylcarbamoyltransferase complex dimerization subunit type 1 TsaB, coding for MPNTILTLDTSIDFCSIAIYKKNSIYSLSEPCKKTHTKKILPMLQKILFQTKTKLKELNYIAFSKGPGNFTGLRIAASIAQSLSLSLNIPIISISTLAIMAEKAWRKYKKKK
- the minD gene encoding septum site-determining protein MinD — translated: MTRIIVITSGKGGVGKTTSSAAIATGLAKKGKKTVVIDFDIGLRNLDLIMGCERRVVYDFINVIQGDATLNQALIKDKKTNNLFILPASQTRDKDALTYIGVEKVLEELIRMKFDFIICDSPAGIETGAILAIYFADEAIITTNPEVSSVRDSDRILGIISSKSKRAKQNKTPIKEHLLLTRYNPTRVKKGEMLSMTDVIEILQIPIIGVIPEDPSVLRASNQGESIILDINSNAGNAYFDTVNRLLGEKHRFRFIEEERKSFFQRLFGR
- a CDS encoding TerC family protein, with product MEFFLDPSTWAGLLTLVILEVVLGIDNLIFVAILSEKLPPNQRDQARLIGLGLALMMRLALLSLISWVVTLNSPIIDNNFFSLSIRDLILLFGGLFLLFKTTIELHERLESNYHESSENKSYAGFWAVVIQIVVLDAVFSLDAIITAVGMVNQLLIMMIAVILATILMLFASKILTNFINLHQTVVVLCLSFLLMIGFSLVTEALKFYIPKGYLYAAIGFSILIEVFNQIARHNFMKNQSRRPMRQRAAEAILRLMIGEKNKKQKIKETKHNNKIQSIQSSSEMETFKDEERYMINSVLTLAGRSIRSIMTPRSNISWVNTEKSTDEIRRQLLDTPHSLFPVCKGELDEIIGIVRAKELLVALEKKIDVFSFSSKILPIIIPDTLDPINLLGALRRAQGSFVIVSNEFGVVQGLITPLDVLEAIAGEFPDADETPDIIKENNSWLVKGETDLHSLQQLLNTEELIKENNYASLGGLLIAQKGQLPLPGEVIYIHPFRFHIVKATEYRIDLVRIIKNNDDIQEHLK
- the minE gene encoding cell division topological specificity factor MinE, with amino-acid sequence MALLDFFLSRHKNTANIAKERLQIIVAEQRKYNNQPDYFPKLKREILSVICKYVHIEPNMVTVQLEQKNQDISILELNIILPD
- the htpX gene encoding protease HtpX → MMRIILFLLTNLAVMLIFSLILSFTGIQSDSIYGLLVMSGLFGFSGSIISLILSKWIALRSVNGEIITHPRNEIENWLIDKVREQSIKKGIIMPQIAIYHAPDINAFATGARRNSALIAISTALLENMTRNEIEAVIAHEISHISNGDMITMTLVQGVVNTFVIFISRILSQIINSVVSNNRNENNVEEKNSFFYFLISTLLELIFGVLASIITMWFSRHREFYADASSAKLVGREKMISALNRLKTSYEPQESDNMIALCIHGKKSNSFLKLFASHPSLEKRIEALRNQEYM
- the minC gene encoding septum site-determining protein MinC; this encodes MQKKSIEIKGSNFTLLVLYLNNHSIDLINKSLYKKIQECPNFFKNAPVIVNISELCNIEDWKKIQEIILSHGFSVIGVSGCKDNTLKKSIIDSGLPVLSETKKNKNQKIDIIHSSDINFLLNEKKNIEKKREKTQIVDIPVRSGQKIYAKHADLIVINNVSAGAELVADGNIHIYGIVRGRVLAGANGDTTRKIFCMGLFAELVSISGEYWLSDQIPSEFIGKSAQIYLKNKFLTINPLG
- the cspC gene encoding cold shock-like protein CspC, translating into MAKIKGQVKWFNESKGFGFITPSDGSKDVFVHFSSIQGNGFKTLTEGQNVEFEIQDGQKGPAAINVFSI